A window of Cryptomeria japonica chromosome 3, Sugi_1.0, whole genome shotgun sequence contains these coding sequences:
- the LOC131873936 gene encoding 1-aminocyclopropane-1-carboxylate oxidase-like: protein MAAITAGSAAVPVIDMKKLNGEDRNIAMAEIDTACQQWGFFQLLNHGIPHSLLDKVQELFKEHYKNSMDAEFQKSAPVQKLNKALSEQDCSKIETDWESGFFLQHSSHQPAIATPALPANLKEIMNEFAEETSRLADRMLNIMDENLGLEKGYLKKALAGKDSPFFGTKMCHYPPCPRPDIIDSLRSHTDAGGIILLLQDDKVNGLQVLKDGTWFDVQPMSHAIVIDIGDQLEVITNGKYKSMWHRVLAKTDGNRMSVASFYNPSSSAKVYPAPSLVRDIPNAENYPEFISADYMRIYGEQKYLAKEPRIEAMRAILPA from the exons ATGGCTGCTATTACTGCTGGTTCTGCTGCTGTTCCAGTGATAGATATGAAGAAGTTGAATGGAGAAGATAGAAATATTGCCATGGCAGAGATTGACACTGCATGCCAACAGTGGGGATTTTTTCAG CTTCTGAACCATGGTATTCCACACAGTCTTTTAGATAAAGTGCAGGAACTTTTCAAGGAACATTACAAGAACTCCATGGATGCAGAGTTTCAAAAATCTGCTCCTGTTCAGAAGCTGAATAAAGCTTTGTCTGAACAAGATTGCAGTAAAATAGAGACTGACTGGGAATCAGGATTCTTTCTCCAGCATTCCTCGCATCAACCTGCTATTGCTACTCCTGCTTTGCCTGCTAACCTGAA GGAAATCATGAATGAATTTGCAGAAGAAACGAGTAGATTGGCAGATAGAATGTTAAACATAATGGATGAAAATCTGGGACTTGAGAAAGGCTATTTGAAAAAAGCTTTAGCAGGAAAAGACAGCCCTTTCTTTGGCACAAAAATGTGTCACTACCCTCCATGTCCAAGGCCAGACATCATAGATAGCCTCCGATCCCACACAGATGCTGGTGGAATCATTCTGCTCTTACAAGATGATAAAGTAAATGGTCTTCAAGTTCTCAAGGATGGCACCTGGTTCGATGTCCAACCAATGAGCCATGCAATTGTTATTGACATTGGAGATCAGTTGGAA GTTATTACAAACGGGAAATACAAAAGCATGTGGCATCGAGTACTTGCTAAAACAGATGGTAACAGAATGTCAGTGGCATCATTTTATaacccttcaagctctgcaaaagTTTATCCGGCTCCTAGCCTCGTTAGAGATATACCCAATGCTGAGAATTATCCAGAGTTCATATCAGCAGATTATATGAGAATATATGGAGAGCAAAAGTACCTTGCCAAGGAACCTAGAATTGAAGCCATGAGAGCCATCTTACCAGCCTAA